AACGGCAAAACCGTCCGCAGTGCCAAGCGAAACAACGGTGTCAGGAAAAGCCGCTCCATGCGGTATTTCCAGCGCGAAGGCGCCGGATCGGCGCGGTGGGTCACCTGTCGCATGACGCGTCCTCCACGATCCAGCTACAGAACTCGGGAAAGGTCATACCGGCATGCGCGGCCTGCTCCGGCGAAAGAGAAGTCGGCGTCATTCCAGGTTGGGTATTGGTTTCAAGCAGGATCAAGCCGTCCAGCCCTCGGGCCTCATCCCATCGAAAGTCGGTACGGGTGACACCTTTGCACCCCAGCGCGTTGTGCGCCCGTATCGCATACTCGAGACATGCATCGTAAATCTCTTGCGGTACGTTTGCCGGAATTTCGTGACGCGACCCGCCTTCTGCATATTTGGCTTCGTAGTCGTACCAGCCATCGGTGATGATATCGGTCACGCCAAGCGCACGATCGCCCATCACTGTGGTCGTAAGCTCCCGACCGGGCGCATAGGTTTCGACCATCACGTTCTCAGGCATGTCCTCGGACAATTTTGGAGGGGTGTTGGCACCTTCGTTGACAATATAGATGCCAACAGAACTGCCCTCATTGTTGGGCTTCACCACATATGGCGGCTCCATCAGGTGGCGCGCAGAGACCTCTTTCTTTGCGGCAATCACGCTCTCAACGACCGGCAGTCCTGCCCGCTTGAAAACGTCCTTTGAGCGCTGCTTGTCCATCGCGAGCGCAGAGGCGAGCACTCCGGAATGCGAATAGGGAATCCTCAGCCACTCGAGCAAACCCTGCACACAGCCGTCTTCGCCCCAACGGCCATGCAGGGCATTGAAAACCACATCAGGAGAGATTTCACCAAGGCGCGCAGCAACGTCGGGGCCGGCATCGACCTCAACCACTTCATAGCCTGCTTCCCGCAGTGCGGCTGCGCATTCACGCCCTGTCGACAGTGACACCTCGCGCTCAGCAGAGGGTCCACCCATCAATACCGCCACTTTGGGGTTTGTCCCGCTCGACATAACCCTACGTGCCTCAATGTCCCGAGCCGATCTTTGTCTGGCTCTTGTTATTTAGGGCGTTTCGCCCGTTACCTGCGTTCGCTGTCCGGCCATAATTTTGTGCCTGTTGCCGGTTCAGCTTTGCCTTCATTCGCTTATCGGTTCACCGATGCGCATGATTTCCCACTGTAAATCTATTCCACTGTTTTGGAAAACCCTTTTTCTCACTTCCTCACCCAGATTTTCCAGATCCGAGGCAGTTGCGTTGTCCGCATTTATCATAAAGTTGGAATGCATTTCGCTCATCTGGGCTCCACCTACCCGCGCACCACGCATTCCTGCATCGTCAATGACTTTCCAGGCCTTGAGATCATGTACATCATCGGATTTGCCTGTTGAACTGAAGCCCGCGGGATTGCGAAAGGTGCTACCAGCACTCCGTTCTTTTGTGGGCTGCGTTGCATCACGCTTGGTCAGTTGATCAATCATTCGAGCTTCGAGGTCTTCCGGATTTCCACTTGGCCCTTCAAGAACGGCTTCAACCAGCACGCAACCGTGTTGCAGGTCTGTCTGCCGGTATTGAAACTGAAGGTCTTCTGCGGTCAATTTTACAATCTCACCCGCACGCGTAACGGCTGTCGCCTCGACGAAAACGTCCGCTATATAGCTGCCATAGCAACCGGCGTTCATGCGAACCGCGCCGCCGATTGCACCCGGGATCGTGCGCAAAAATGTGAGATCAACTCCCGCTGCCGCCGCTTTTCGCGCTACGTGGGCGTCCAGTGCCGCCGCACCCGCACGAACACGGTTGCCTTCGATTTCAATACCATTGAACCCACGCCCAAGACGGACCACGACCGCCCTTAGCCCGCCATCGCGCACAATTAAATTACTTCCGACACCCATCGGAAAAACGTCTATGCCAGCAGGCAAGGCCTTCTGAAATGCAGACAGATCCTCAATATCTGCGGGTTGGAACAGGAAGTCCGCAGGCCCGCCTACACGCAGCCACGTTAAATCGGAGAGCACCTTGTTTTCGGTCAGTTTACCACGCGGCCGGGGCATTGCTGTCATCTGGAAACTCCTGTGAATTTGAACGAAGCGATACCGAAGGCGCTAGTCCTGAGCAAGCCCATGCGCGTTGTCAGCCAACCCGCCGTTTTTGTCCCTGGGCGAACAAAAGCCAAGCCGTCGCCAAAGAGACCGCCAAAGCGCCCAGCATCCACCAGCGATAGCCTTGCAACCTTTCAAGCTCGATCATTTCTTCTTCGGTGACCATGACACCCAAGGTTAGGTCAAAGAGCAACAAAAGCGCCGCCAGGCTCAAAACAATGCCCTGTGCCCTCTTCAAATGCTCACGCCGATCTCGCTTGCCTGCCACGAAGCCGTAGACAGGAAACAACAACACGCAAAACCAGATCAGAGCACTCAAGCCTAATGCGAGGTCCAACATCAGCTCACCCGCCTCTTCAGCCAGAGCCAAGCGTAGTACACCGGCCAGCGCATAATCCATCCGCCCATGATCAGCAGGATCAAAGCGACCCAGGGACCATTTTGGACATACACGCCAATCAGTATTGGCACGCCAATCGCGATCATGAAGTACGCGAATTTCCAGAGATGGTCCTTACTGGGAAACATCGCCCTGAAGTTGGCAGCCACCAGCCAAAGACACGCCAGACCAAGTGAGAGGGTCATTTCGGCACCTCTTCCGTCGGAAGCCCAAGCGCCTTGCGACCAAAAAAGACCAGCGGCTTGCGGAACATCGAGACAAAACCAAACAAAGCCGCAGCGCCAAACCAGAAACCGTGGTCATGCCAAATCACACCGATCAGAACCGGAGCAACCAGTAACAACGCCACTCCCGGCACATACTGGTATCGCATCGGTAGCATCGCGACACCCGTCGCTGCCAAAACCCAGAAGCAGGCAAGCTTTAGTGCCAGACTCATTCATATTCCTCCCAAGAACAGCGCCAAGGCGCCCAAAGACAGCACCAACCCCAGAACGGGCACTGCCATTGAAACCCGAAACGGGGATTCCGGCTCTCGCCGTTTTAACACGATCAAAGCACCATTCATGACAACAAACGCGCTCAACAATATAATAGACGTGACCTCAGCCAGCTTTGCCACATTGGCGCTCATGGCGGCGGCAATGACCAAGCCCCCCACCAAAACAGTGGCGCTATAGGG
This genomic window from Shimia isoporae contains:
- a CDS encoding D-alanine--D-alanine ligase, whose protein sequence is MSSGTNPKVAVLMGGPSAEREVSLSTGRECAAALREAGYEVVEVDAGPDVAARLGEISPDVVFNALHGRWGEDGCVQGLLEWLRIPYSHSGVLASALAMDKQRSKDVFKRAGLPVVESVIAAKKEVSARHLMEPPYVVKPNNEGSSVGIYIVNEGANTPPKLSEDMPENVMVETYAPGRELTTTVMGDRALGVTDIITDGWYDYEAKYAEGGSRHEIPANVPQEIYDACLEYAIRAHNALGCKGVTRTDFRWDEARGLDGLILLETNTQPGMTPTSLSPEQAAHAGMTFPEFCSWIVEDASCDR
- the murB gene encoding UDP-N-acetylmuramate dehydrogenase, whose translation is MTAMPRPRGKLTENKVLSDLTWLRVGGPADFLFQPADIEDLSAFQKALPAGIDVFPMGVGSNLIVRDGGLRAVVVRLGRGFNGIEIEGNRVRAGAAALDAHVARKAAAAGVDLTFLRTIPGAIGGAVRMNAGCYGSYIADVFVEATAVTRAGEIVKLTAEDLQFQYRQTDLQHGCVLVEAVLEGPSGNPEDLEARMIDQLTKRDATQPTKERSAGSTFRNPAGFSSTGKSDDVHDLKAWKVIDDAGMRGARVGGAQMSEMHSNFMINADNATASDLENLGEEVRKRVFQNSGIDLQWEIMRIGEPISE
- a CDS encoding DUF2484 family protein, giving the protein MTLSLGLACLWLVAANFRAMFPSKDHLWKFAYFMIAIGVPILIGVYVQNGPWVALILLIMGGWIMRWPVYYAWLWLKRRVS
- a CDS encoding DUF2484 family protein, with the protein product MSLALKLACFWVLAATGVAMLPMRYQYVPGVALLLVAPVLIGVIWHDHGFWFGAAALFGFVSMFRKPLVFFGRKALGLPTEEVPK